A genomic segment from Candidatus Omnitrophota bacterium encodes:
- the pilO gene encoding type 4a pilus biogenesis protein PilO: MKIEYPKGELISLFKQYKGKIPAIVIIIFTLFAAAGIYKSQANILRSMNLRKDRELNKNRVLGEISQSEKKIESYQGMLMEKNAPAIIDKITKLAKDSNIKIISIEPGPQEKHPLYTRYPFILAINAGSYHAVGKFISKIENYSDLYFVNAATIKPAEGSGASGQKSDKGGPATDKLRVNLTLSIIAFTGEK; encoded by the coding sequence ATGAAAATAGAATATCCTAAGGGAGAATTAATCAGTTTATTCAAACAATATAAGGGTAAGATCCCCGCTATTGTTATAATTATATTTACTTTGTTTGCCGCCGCGGGTATTTATAAAAGCCAGGCCAATATCCTTAGATCAATGAACCTGCGCAAGGATAGAGAACTAAACAAAAACAGGGTGTTAGGCGAGATTAGCCAATCAGAGAAAAAGATTGAGTCCTACCAGGGCATGCTTATGGAAAAAAATGCGCCTGCGATTATAGATAAGATAACTAAACTCGCCAAAGATTCTAATATAAAAATTATTTCTATTGAGCCGGGCCCGCAAGAGAAACATCCGTTATATACCAGATACCCTTTTATTTTGGCTATCAATGCGGGCAGTTATCATGCCGTAGGAAAATTTATCAGTAAAATAGAAAATTACTCTGACCTCTATTTTGTAAACGCAGCAACTATAAAACCGGCAGAGGGAAGCGGGGCATCTGGCCAGAAGTCAGATAAAGGTGGGCCGGCAACGGATAAACTAAGGGTTAATTTAACCTTAAGCATAATCGCGTTTACGGGCGAAAAATGA
- a CDS encoding helix-turn-helix domain-containing protein — translation MMTRLMDIDELADYLKLKRQTLYNWLHEGKFSGIKVGGVWRFDRREIDSWLKSRRRVSKLSGENI, via the coding sequence ATGATGACCAGGCTGATGGATATTGATGAATTAGCGGATTACCTGAAGCTAAAAAGGCAAACCCTTTATAACTGGTTGCACGAGGGGAAGTTTTCCGGGATTAAAGTGGGCGGGGTCTGGCGGTTTGACCGCCGCGAAATTGATTCCTGGTTAAAGAGCAGAAGGCGCGTATCTAAGTTATCAGGAGAGAACATATGA
- a CDS encoding winged helix-turn-helix domain-containing protein, with protein sequence MITEIGIVAGDIWHYLDQHGEAKLSDLARGIDKPRDNILMSLGWLAREGHVIVQQFGHDYKVSLKNKF encoded by the coding sequence ATGATTACTGAAATAGGCATAGTCGCAGGCGATATCTGGCATTATTTAGACCAGCACGGAGAAGCGAAACTTTCGGACTTAGCCAGGGGTATTGATAAGCCCAGGGATAATATTTTGATGAGCTTAGGCTGGCTTGCCCGCGAAGGCCATGTGATCGTCCAGCAATTTGGGCACGATTACAAGGTAAGTCTAAAAAATAAGTTTTAA
- the pilM gene encoding pilus assembly protein PilM, with product MSTLGVYFGPQVISLVESAGKRPLKNIQISQSLVSVAKGLEEKVPEEVKLVALLKEGLVKNAFDSREAAVSLSGKDLIVRTFEMPILPAHELNSAILFEVKKYIPFKTEDLISDFQWQLDKTIQRTRVLYVGIKKEALDKYIYILKQAGLKISSIDYSAFSILRLFNLANIREKGIISLIAVDVAKDDEANFIVMEKGFPLFSRDITFAAGYKEAAKEEKEEPGIILGRLKREIQISLDYYERKFPGKNISKIFFVTSPDYKNDLEAFMKEAGFGIQFIDINKITASPDHFSLAFVKAYSASLSKVATGVKINLLSAKEKTEQKAIPEQFTFAYLEHLFRINTRLIMASIFVCAAVFLFSVSRRIPLQKELKNIINTRPPVSTVSPDLGYEELAAVDFDYKQRITNMDNFLKQRPYLTPLLDVIPSLVPDGIWLVNLSSKEGTEGIELTLEGMAYLGDSKKERELVNAFVSALKKDPTFAQYFKEVSLVSAVSMQSGKANVTNFTISCQYIKKAG from the coding sequence ATGAGTACCTTAGGCGTATATTTTGGCCCTCAAGTAATTAGTCTGGTAGAAAGCGCGGGGAAACGGCCGCTAAAGAATATCCAAATTTCTCAGTCGCTTGTTTCTGTAGCTAAAGGGTTAGAGGAGAAAGTCCCGGAAGAAGTAAAGTTAGTTGCCCTGCTTAAAGAGGGATTGGTTAAAAATGCGTTTGATTCAAGGGAAGCGGCGGTGAGCCTTTCCGGCAAAGATTTAATTGTACGCACTTTTGAAATGCCTATCCTGCCTGCCCATGAACTAAATAGTGCCATCCTTTTCGAAGTAAAAAAATACATTCCCTTTAAGACCGAAGACCTTATCTCGGATTTCCAGTGGCAATTGGATAAGACTATCCAAAGGACGCGGGTCCTCTATGTGGGTATCAAAAAAGAAGCCCTGGATAAGTATATTTATATCCTTAAACAGGCCGGCCTGAAAATAAGTTCCATAGATTATTCCGCTTTTAGTATATTAAGATTATTCAACTTAGCCAACATCAGGGAAAAAGGCATTATTTCGCTTATCGCCGTGGATGTAGCTAAAGATGATGAAGCTAACTTCATAGTCATGGAGAAGGGGTTTCCTTTATTCAGCCGGGATATAACCTTTGCCGCAGGATACAAAGAGGCTGCTAAAGAAGAAAAAGAAGAGCCCGGCATAATCTTAGGCAGGTTGAAAAGAGAAATTCAGATATCCCTGGATTATTATGAACGTAAATTTCCGGGTAAAAATATCAGCAAAATATTCTTTGTTACCAGCCCGGATTATAAAAATGATTTGGAAGCCTTTATGAAAGAAGCGGGTTTTGGCATTCAATTTATTGATATAAATAAGATTACGGCCAGCCCGGATCATTTTTCCCTGGCTTTTGTCAAGGCCTACAGCGCTTCTTTATCCAAAGTGGCTACGGGAGTCAAGATTAATCTCTTATCGGCAAAAGAAAAGACAGAACAAAAAGCAATCCCGGAACAATTCACTTTCGCCTATCTGGAGCACCTATTCAGGATAAATACCAGGTTAATTATGGCCTCTATTTTTGTCTGTGCTGCTGTTTTCTTATTTAGCGTATCCCGCCGGATCCCCCTGCAAAAGGAATTAAAAAATATAATAAATACGCGGCCGCCTGTTTCTACCGTTTCGCCGGACTTAGGTTATGAGGAACTGGCAGCCGTAGATTTTGATTATAAACAGAGAATAACAAATATGGATAACTTCCTTAAACAACGGCCTTACCTGACGCCGCTATTGGACGTGATACCTTCTCTTGTGCCTGACGGTATATGGCTGGTTAATTTATCTTCTAAGGAGGGGACAGAAGGGATTGAACTGACCTTAGAGGGCATGGCTTATCTGGGTGATAGCAAAAAAGAAAGGGAACTCGTGAATGCATTCGTTTCAGCTTTAAAGAAGGATCCCACCTTTGCCCAATATTTTAAGGAAGTATCCCTTGTTTCTGCGGTAAGCATGCAGAGCGGGAAAGCAAACGTCACTAATTTTACTATTTCCTGTCAGTATATAAAAAAAGCAGGCTAA